A window of Streptomyces profundus genomic DNA:
GGCCGAACGCCGGGAGGCGGTGACGGCGCTGGGCGAGAAGCCGTTCCGCGCGCGGCAGCTGTCGCGGCACTACTTCGCCCGGCTCTCGGACGACCCCACGAGCTGGACGGACATCCCCGCCGCCGCGCGTGAGCGGCTGGCGGGGGAGTTGCTCCCCTCCCTGATGAGCGTGGTGCGGCATATCAGCTGTGACGGGGGCGCCACCCGGAAGACGCTGTGGCGGCTGCACGACGGCACCCTGGTGGAGTCCGTGCTGATGCGCTATCCGGAGCGGGTCACCATGTGTGTCTCCTCACAGGCCGGCTGCGGGATGAACTGCCCGTTCTGCGCGACCGGGCAGGCGGGGCTCGACCGGAACCTCTCCACAGCCGAGATCGTGCACCAGATCGTGGACGGGGCCAGGGCGCTGCGGGACGGCGAGGTGCCGGGCGGCCCGGCGCGGCTCTCCAACATCGTCTTCATGGGCATGGGCGAGCCGTTGGCCAACTACAAGCGGGTGGTCGGCGCCATCCGGCGGCTCACGGACGAGGCGCCCGACGGGGTGGGCCTCTCCCAGCGCGGGATCACGGTCTCCACGGTGGGCCTGGTGCCGGCGATGCGGCGGTTCACGGACGAGGGGTTCAGCTGCCGTCTCGCGGTGTCGCTGCACGCGCCGGACGACGAGCTGCGGGACACGCTGGTGCCGGTCAACACCCGCTGGAAGGTGCGCGAGGTGCTGGACGCCGCTTCCGACTACGCGGAGCGCTCCGGGCGGCGGATCTCCATCGAGTACGCCCTGATCAGGGACATCAACGACCAGGCCTGGCGGGCCGATCTGCTGGGCAAGATGCTCAGGGGGCGCGGTGCCCACGTCAACCTCATCCCGTTGAACCCGACGCCCGGCTCCAAGTGGACGGCTTCGCGGCCCGAGGACGAGCGGGCCTTTGTCGCGGCGCTTGAGGCGCGTGGTGTGCCGGTGACGGTGCGGGACACCAGGGGGCAGGAGATCGAGGGCGCCTGCGGGCAGTTGGCGGCTGCCGAACGCTGACCGTCCTGGTGTCGGCGGCGGCTGCTATCGTGGCCCTTCGAACACTTGCACAAGCGCACACACGGGGTGTGCGTCATCCGACAGGGGAGCGCTCGCAGCGCTGAGAGTGCGGCACCGGCCGCAGACCCTCGAACCTCGCCCAGGTCATGCTGGGTAGGAAGTTCGGACTTCCTCTCATGCTGCTCGCGTCTGCCCGCGTTAAGAAAGCGACACCATGCAGCGCAGCAGCATTCACCGGGCCACCGCCGCCCTGCTCGCCCTCGGTCTCGGCGCCCTCACCGCCTGTGGTTCCGACGGTTCGGACAGCTCGGACAAGGGCTCGGGGGGCACGGAGGTCGTGCTGGTCAGCCACGAGTCGTTCCTGGTCTCGGACGAGGTGTTGGAGGCGTTCACCGAGGAGACGGGCTACCGGGTGAAGCTGCTGCGGGCCGGCGACGCCGGGGTGATGGTCAACCAGGCCGTGCTGTCCAAGGGCAACCCGCAGGGCGACGTGCTCTTCGGCGTGGACAACACGCTGCTCTCCCGCGCGCTGGACGAGGGCGTCTTCGAGCCGTACGAGGCGGCGGGTCTGGACCAGGTGCCCGCCGAGCTGCGGCTGGACGACGAGCACCGGGTGACGCCGATGGACACCGGCGACATCTGCGTCAACTACGACCGCGCCTACTTCGCCGAGCACGAGCTCGAACCGCCGCTGACCCTCCAGGAGCTGGCCGAGCCCGAGTACGCCGACCTGCTGGTGGTGCAGAACGCCGCCACCTCGTCGCCCGGGCTCGGCTTCCTGCTGGCCACCGTCGCCGAGTTCGGCGAGGACGGGGACGGCTGGACCGGGTACTGGGAGCGGCTGCGGGCGAACGGCGTCGAGGTCGTCGACGGCTGGGAGCAGGCGTACAACGAGCGCTTCTCGGGCGCCGGTCAGGGCGGTGACAAGCCGCTGGTGGTCTCCTATGCCACCAGCCCGCCGGCCGGTGTGGTCTACGGCGGCGAGGACCGGCCGGAGGAGGCGCCCACCGGGGTGTCGACGGAGACCTGCTTCCGGCAGATCGAGTTCGCGGGGCTGCTGGACGGCGCCGCCAACCCGGAGGGCGGCAGGGCGCTGCTGGACTTCCTGCTGGGCCTGGAGTTCCAGGAGGACATGCCGCTGAACATGTTCGTCCATCCGGCGCGGCAGGACGCCGAGTTGCCCGAGGAGTTCACCCGCTACGCCGAGCCGGTCGAGAACCTGCGCGAGGTGGCGCCCGAGGAGATCGCCGAGCGTCGCGAGGAGTGGATCGACGAGTGGACCGACCTGGTCGTCAGGTGACCAGGTCGACCCTGACCAGGGCGGCGCTGCTGGCGGTGCCGCTGGTGTTCTTCGCGGTCTTCTTCGGCTACCCGGTGGCCGCCATCGTGGCCAGGGGCCTGCTGGTGGACGGGAGTTGGCAGTGGGGCCAGCTCGGCGAGGTGCTGGGCGACGAGAGCACCAGGAAGGTGCTGTGGTTCACCTGCTGGCAGGCGGCGGCGTCCACCGCGTTGACGCTCGCCCTGGCGCTGCCGGGTGCCTATGTCTTCGCCCGCCTCAGCTTCCCTGGGAAGCGGCTGCTGCACGCGGCCGTCACCGTGCCCTTTGTGCTGCCCACGGTGGTCACAGGGGCCGCCTTTCTGGCCCTGCTGGGGCGCGGTGGGCTGTTGGACACCACCTGGGGGGTGCGGCTGGACAACGGGGTGTGGGCGATTCTGCTGGCCCATGTCTTCTTCAACTACGCGGTGGTGGTGCGGACGGTGGGCGGGCTGTGGGCGCAGCTCGACCCCCGGCAGGAGGAGGCGGCGCGGGTGCTGGGCGCCAGCCGCCTCACCGCGTGGCGGCGGGTGACGCTGCCGGCGCTGGTGCCGTCGGTGGCCGCCGCCGGGCTGATGGTCTTCCTCTTCACCTTCACCTCCTTCGGGGTGATCCAGATCCTGGGCTCGCCCCGGCACGCGACGCTTGAGGTGGAGATCTACCGGCAGACCGCGCAGCTGCTGCGGCTGTCCACCGCGTCGGTGCTCACCCTGCTCCAGCTGGCGGCGGTGGTCGCGCTGCTGGTGGCGCACCGGCTGATCACCCGGCGGCGGGAGACGGCGCTCGCCCTCGTCGATCCGGCGTCCACCTCCCACCGGCCGCGCGGCGCCGGGCAGTGGGCGCTGCTGGCCGGGGTGTTGACCACCATCGGGCTGCTGCTGGCGCTGCCCCTCGGGGTGCTGGTGGAACGTTCGCTCTCCGGGCCCGACGGCTATGGGTTCGCGCACTACCGGGCGCTGGCGCACGCCGATGGCACGTTTCTGGTCGCGCCCTGGGAGGCGGTCGGCAACTCGCTGCGCTTCGCCGCCGTGGCCACGGTGATCGCGGTGGTGGTGGGCGGCTGCGCCGCGATCGCCCTGACCCGGCGGGCGAGCCGGTTGACCCGGGGGTTCGACGCGCTGCTGATGCTGCCGCTGGGCACCTCGGCCGTGACGGTGGGCTTCGGCTTCCTGATCGCGCTGGACGAGCCGCCGTTGGACCTGCGGTCCTCCTGGATCCTGGTGCCGCTGGCGCAGGCGCTGGTGGGGGTCCCGTTCGTGGTGCGGGTGCTGCTGCCGGTGCTGCGCGCGGTGGACGACCGGCTGCGGGAGGCGGCCTCGGTGCTGGGCGCCTCGCCGGCGCGGGTCTGGCGGGAGGTGGATCTGCCGCTGGTCAGGCGGGCGTTGCTGGTGGCGGCGGGGTTCGCCTTCGCCGTCTCGCTCGGCGAGTTCGGGGCCACGGTCTTCATCGCCCGCCCCGACGAGCCGACGCTGCCGGTCGCGGTGGCCCGGCTGCTGGGTCGCGCGGGGGAGCTGAACTACGGACAGGCGATGGCGCTCAGCGTGATCCTGATGCTGGTGTGCACCGTCGTCCTGCTGCTGCTGGAGCGGCTGACGCCCAGTCGTTCCGCCGGAACCTTCTGATGGCTGGGAGTCACGGGTGAGTCTGCTGGAACTCGATCGTGTGAGTGTGCGCTACGGCGAGCGCTCGGCGCTGCGCTCGGTGGCGCTGGGGGTGGCCGAGGGGGAGACGGTCTGTGTGCTGGGGCCGAGCGGCAGCGGCAAGTCCACCCTGCTGCGGGCGGTCGCCGGGCTGATCCCGGTCGACGGTGGCACGGTGCGGCTGGCCGGGCGCGACCAGGCGGGGGTGCCGGCGCACCGGCGGGGCCTGGGGCTGATGTTCCAGGACCACCAGCTGTTCCCGCAGCGCGACGTGGCCGGCAACATCGCCTTCGGCCTGCGGGTGCGGGGCACCGGGAAGGCCGAGGCGGCGCGCCGGGTGGCCGAGCTGCTGGAGCTGGTCGGGCTGCCGGGCGCCGGGCGCCGCGCGGTGGCCACGCTCTCCGGCGGGGAGCAGCAACGGGTGGCGCTGGCCCGCGCGTTGGCGCCTGACCCCCGGCTGCTGATGTTGGACGAGCCGCTGGGCCAGCTGGACCGTGATCTGCGGGAGCGGCTGGTGTTGGAGCTGCGGGAGCTGTTCGGCCGGTTGGGCACGACGGTGCTGGCCGTCACCCATGACCAGGGCGAGGCGTTCGCGCTCGCCGACCGGGTGGCGGTGATGCGGGACGGCCGGGTGGTGCAGGCCGGCACGCCGGACGAGGTGTGGCGGCGGCCGGCGGACGCGTTCGTGGCCCGCTTCCTCGGCTTCCGCAACGTGGTCGAGACCACCGTCGGCGACGGCGGGGCCGCCTCGCCCTGGGGCGTGCTGCCGGTGCCGGCCGACACGGCGCCAGGCGTGCGGGAGGTGCTGGTGCGCCCCTCCGGGGTCCTGTTGACGCCGGTTGAGGCGAGCGGACTCACCGGCACCGTGCACGCGCGCACCTTCCGTGGCGATCATGTGCTGTTGCTGATCAGGACCGACTCCTCGGGGCCCCTGGTGGAGGCATCCTGTCCACTGCGCGCCGCCCCGGAGGAGGGGGAGCGGGTGGGCCTCTCCTTCGACCCCGACGAGGTGGTGCCGCTGCCCCCTCGTCCGGCCGAGACGCCGACGGTCGATCAACTCTCGG
This region includes:
- a CDS encoding ABC transporter permease, with the protein product MTRSTLTRAALLAVPLVFFAVFFGYPVAAIVARGLLVDGSWQWGQLGEVLGDESTRKVLWFTCWQAAASTALTLALALPGAYVFARLSFPGKRLLHAAVTVPFVLPTVVTGAAFLALLGRGGLLDTTWGVRLDNGVWAILLAHVFFNYAVVVRTVGGLWAQLDPRQEEAARVLGASRLTAWRRVTLPALVPSVAAAGLMVFLFTFTSFGVIQILGSPRHATLEVEIYRQTAQLLRLSTASVLTLLQLAAVVALLVAHRLITRRRETALALVDPASTSHRPRGAGQWALLAGVLTTIGLLLALPLGVLVERSLSGPDGYGFAHYRALAHADGTFLVAPWEAVGNSLRFAAVATVIAVVVGGCAAIALTRRASRLTRGFDALLMLPLGTSAVTVGFGFLIALDEPPLDLRSSWILVPLAQALVGVPFVVRVLLPVLRAVDDRLREAASVLGASPARVWREVDLPLVRRALLVAAGFAFAVSLGEFGATVFIARPDEPTLPVAVARLLGRAGELNYGQAMALSVILMLVCTVVLLLLERLTPSRSAGTF
- a CDS encoding ABC transporter ATP-binding protein: MSLLELDRVSVRYGERSALRSVALGVAEGETVCVLGPSGSGKSTLLRAVAGLIPVDGGTVRLAGRDQAGVPAHRRGLGLMFQDHQLFPQRDVAGNIAFGLRVRGTGKAEAARRVAELLELVGLPGAGRRAVATLSGGEQQRVALARALAPDPRLLMLDEPLGQLDRDLRERLVLELRELFGRLGTTVLAVTHDQGEAFALADRVAVMRDGRVVQAGTPDEVWRRPADAFVARFLGFRNVVETTVGDGGAASPWGVLPVPADTAPGVREVLVRPSGVLLTPVEASGLTGTVHARTFRGDHVLLLIRTDSSGPLVEASCPLRAAPEEGERVGLSFDPDEVVPLPPRPAETPTVDQLSDGVR
- a CDS encoding thiamine ABC transporter substrate-binding protein, producing MQRSSIHRATAALLALGLGALTACGSDGSDSSDKGSGGTEVVLVSHESFLVSDEVLEAFTEETGYRVKLLRAGDAGVMVNQAVLSKGNPQGDVLFGVDNTLLSRALDEGVFEPYEAAGLDQVPAELRLDDEHRVTPMDTGDICVNYDRAYFAEHELEPPLTLQELAEPEYADLLVVQNAATSSPGLGFLLATVAEFGEDGDGWTGYWERLRANGVEVVDGWEQAYNERFSGAGQGGDKPLVVSYATSPPAGVVYGGEDRPEEAPTGVSTETCFRQIEFAGLLDGAANPEGGRALLDFLLGLEFQEDMPLNMFVHPARQDAELPEEFTRYAEPVENLREVAPEEIAERREEWIDEWTDLVVR
- the rlmN gene encoding 23S rRNA (adenine(2503)-C(2))-methyltransferase RlmN, which gives rise to MPVPGELTFVAPRGAKKPPRHLADLTPAERREAVTALGEKPFRARQLSRHYFARLSDDPTSWTDIPAAARERLAGELLPSLMSVVRHISCDGGATRKTLWRLHDGTLVESVLMRYPERVTMCVSSQAGCGMNCPFCATGQAGLDRNLSTAEIVHQIVDGARALRDGEVPGGPARLSNIVFMGMGEPLANYKRVVGAIRRLTDEAPDGVGLSQRGITVSTVGLVPAMRRFTDEGFSCRLAVSLHAPDDELRDTLVPVNTRWKVREVLDAASDYAERSGRRISIEYALIRDINDQAWRADLLGKMLRGRGAHVNLIPLNPTPGSKWTASRPEDERAFVAALEARGVPVTVRDTRGQEIEGACGQLAAAER